The Leptospira sp. WS39.C2 genome contains a region encoding:
- a CDS encoding bifunctional (p)ppGpp synthetase/guanosine-3',5'-bis(diphosphate) 3'-pyrophosphohydrolase yields MGLYQDIKDKQELFDAVHKRLGPEKAQFVEKAYSIADKMHEGQKRLSGEPYIIHPMNVASVLDELGLDERAIAAGLLHDVVEDTSYSKEDMAREFGEDIAALVEGVTKISEIKSQSKETEAAENIRKMLLATIKDVRVMLIKLADKTHNVRTLKFQPEEKQKRIAKEVLSLYAPIAGRLGVYKVKFELEDLAFQSLHPEEYQEIKKRVSAKKSERDEYIEKIKIILKQRLAEISIDARIDGRAKHFYSIYRKMVTKEKSFSEIFDLRAVRIIANEIKDCYGVLGIVHTLWTPIPGRFKDYIATPKTNLYQSLHTTVFGPDGRPMEVQIRTKEMNAIAENGVAAHWAYKESTNLSRSSVILQNGVENAFRMKWLEILKSWQDPSLDSKEFMEELQYDLHEDEVFVFTPKGEIIEMPKGATVLDYAFRIHTDVGLHARGGKVNGRMVTLRTELKSGDQVEIITEKNSKPSPIWLRIVKTSGARQKLRAYFRKLQEDSQKETIGSVLEASNPIFDENTIKEIKKVKIKKQVKPNHNQEETKEFGISVAGWNDVPVRVASCCTPIPGDEIIGFITRGRGVSVHKKDCTTATKQLEWMKTIPVRWEGPGEPIPIQIEVRAKDVQGIYLSMVESISSTETNILEAGASSHPNGTLTAKFMLEVDHLDQLKEILENLRMIQGVVFAERVKK; encoded by the coding sequence ATGGGACTCTATCAGGACATAAAAGACAAACAAGAGTTATTTGATGCAGTCCATAAAAGACTAGGTCCTGAAAAAGCACAATTTGTAGAAAAAGCATATTCTATTGCTGATAAAATGCATGAAGGTCAAAAAAGACTTTCTGGAGAACCATATATCATCCATCCGATGAATGTTGCTTCTGTATTGGATGAATTGGGGTTGGATGAAAGAGCCATAGCCGCAGGATTACTCCATGATGTTGTCGAAGATACAAGTTATTCGAAAGAAGATATGGCTCGTGAATTTGGAGAAGATATCGCAGCTCTGGTAGAGGGTGTAACAAAAATCTCAGAAATCAAATCACAATCGAAAGAAACGGAAGCAGCCGAAAACATACGTAAGATGTTACTTGCAACCATTAAAGATGTGAGAGTTATGCTCATCAAATTGGCTGACAAAACTCATAATGTTCGAACACTTAAATTCCAACCGGAAGAAAAACAAAAACGCATAGCAAAAGAAGTTTTATCCCTATATGCTCCCATTGCTGGTCGATTAGGTGTTTATAAAGTAAAATTTGAGCTGGAAGATTTAGCATTCCAATCTTTACACCCAGAAGAGTATCAGGAAATCAAAAAAAGAGTTTCCGCTAAAAAATCCGAACGTGACGAATATATTGAAAAAATCAAAATCATACTAAAACAAAGGTTAGCTGAGATTAGTATTGATGCTAGGATCGATGGAAGGGCTAAACACTTTTATTCGATATACCGAAAGATGGTAACAAAAGAAAAATCTTTTTCGGAAATATTTGACTTACGTGCAGTTCGAATCATTGCCAATGAAATCAAAGATTGTTACGGAGTTTTAGGCATTGTACATACTCTATGGACTCCTATCCCAGGTAGGTTTAAGGATTATATCGCCACTCCAAAAACTAACCTTTACCAATCATTGCACACCACTGTTTTTGGGCCAGATGGTCGTCCTATGGAAGTTCAAATCCGGACCAAAGAAATGAATGCCATAGCAGAAAATGGAGTCGCTGCACACTGGGCATATAAAGAATCTACAAACTTATCTCGTTCCTCTGTGATTTTACAAAATGGAGTCGAAAACGCCTTCCGTATGAAGTGGTTGGAGATTCTCAAATCCTGGCAAGATCCTAGTTTAGACTCTAAAGAGTTTATGGAAGAACTTCAGTACGACCTTCATGAAGATGAAGTGTTTGTGTTCACTCCAAAAGGTGAAATCATAGAAATGCCAAAAGGGGCCACGGTATTAGACTATGCATTTCGCATCCATACGGATGTCGGTCTACATGCAAGGGGTGGTAAAGTAAATGGTCGTATGGTTACACTTCGTACGGAACTTAAGTCGGGTGACCAAGTTGAAATCATTACAGAAAAAAATTCAAAACCATCCCCGATATGGCTAAGGATTGTGAAAACATCTGGCGCCAGACAGAAGTTACGTGCTTATTTTCGCAAACTCCAAGAAGATTCTCAAAAAGAAACCATTGGATCTGTTTTAGAAGCTTCCAATCCAATTTTTGATGAAAATACCATCAAAGAAATCAAAAAAGTAAAAATCAAAAAACAAGTAAAACCCAATCACAACCAAGAAGAAACTAAAGAGTTTGGGATTTCTGTTGCAGGTTGGAATGATGTTCCTGTTCGAGTTGCCTCTTGTTGTACGCCGATACCAGGAGATGAAATCATTGGTTTTATCACTCGGGGCAGGGGTGTGAGTGTACACAAAAAAGACTGCACAACCGCAACAAAACAATTGGAGTGGATGAAAACAATTCCTGTACGTTGGGAAGGACCAGGGGAACCAATCCCCATACAAATCGAAGTGCGTGCAAAAGATGTACAGGGTATTTATTTATCCATGGTGGAATCTATTTCGAGTACAGAAACGAATATATTGGAAGCAGGTGCTTCATCCCATCCTAATGGAACTCTGACCGCCAAATTTATGTTAGAAGTCGATCATTTGGACCAACTAAAGGAAATTTTAGAAAACTTAAGAATGATACAAGGTGTTGTTTTTGCAGAAAGGGTTAAAAAATAA
- a CDS encoding alpha-amylase, producing MKHPFHQIHLYEIGSRLFCGKKGKPLQLVLDGLHKTDPFCWADEIWLMGVWKNSPSSQKIARSMPELQPGYQFVKSNLEQSDVYGSPYSIYEYSPDPLVTDQLDLREICDWFHSHHKKLILDFVPNHLAIDSPIVSQNPDLFLKVDPNEIGKNSFLHPNGFWYSHGKDPYFDGWTDTIQWDFSNPEVEEYHINILRSIAKQCDGVRCDMAMLPLPEVFKKTHGKLSVYDWNRVIKTIKQEFHGFKFYAEVYWGLENTLQFLGFDATYDKSLFDEMLMGNLTMIANSIMNNSNLHNIRFLENHDENRAKHNFGDKSHTYFSLLSATPNIILFHDGQNLGHSKKVPVQMIQIDEEPVDFATNSFYNRAFTTISKRSNKLEYIDLQYFEFNHLPIFARKIISDFHVELILWNHNSIESSGWIQYEDGIFFKDELIDIVTGEIYTQMKKKEGLYFKLNPNQLQWFIF from the coding sequence ATGAAACATCCCTTCCATCAAATCCATTTGTACGAGATTGGCTCAAGGCTTTTTTGTGGAAAAAAAGGGAAACCGCTCCAATTGGTTTTGGATGGACTACATAAAACTGATCCCTTTTGTTGGGCCGATGAAATTTGGCTTATGGGTGTTTGGAAAAATAGTCCAAGTTCCCAGAAGATCGCTCGGTCCATGCCAGAACTTCAACCAGGATACCAATTTGTTAAATCAAATTTAGAACAGAGTGATGTTTATGGCTCACCTTATTCCATATATGAGTATTCACCAGATCCCTTGGTTACCGACCAATTGGATCTACGAGAAATTTGTGATTGGTTCCACTCCCATCATAAAAAATTAATTCTAGATTTTGTTCCAAACCATCTGGCAATCGATTCTCCAATCGTTTCTCAAAATCCCGATTTATTCTTAAAAGTAGATCCCAATGAAATTGGAAAAAATTCATTTTTACACCCCAATGGATTTTGGTATTCACATGGAAAAGATCCTTATTTTGATGGTTGGACAGATACAATACAATGGGACTTTTCAAATCCAGAAGTAGAAGAATACCATATCAATATCCTAAGATCAATCGCCAAACAATGTGATGGTGTTCGATGTGATATGGCCATGTTACCTTTACCAGAAGTATTTAAAAAAACACATGGCAAACTTTCCGTTTATGACTGGAATCGAGTCATAAAAACTATCAAACAAGAATTTCATGGTTTTAAATTTTACGCAGAAGTGTATTGGGGATTAGAAAATACATTACAATTTCTTGGATTTGATGCAACTTATGATAAATCATTATTCGATGAAATGTTAATGGGTAATTTAACGATGATTGCAAACTCGATCATGAATAACTCAAATCTTCATAACATACGTTTTTTAGAAAATCACGATGAAAATAGAGCAAAACATAACTTTGGTGATAAGTCTCATACTTATTTTAGCCTATTATCAGCAACTCCAAATATAATTCTATTCCATGATGGACAAAACCTTGGACACAGTAAAAAAGTTCCGGTTCAGATGATACAAATAGATGAAGAACCTGTTGATTTTGCCACAAATTCATTTTATAATCGAGCATTTACAACCATCTCAAAACGCTCGAATAAACTCGAGTATATTGATTTGCAATATTTTGAATTCAATCACTTACCAATTTTTGCGAGGAAAATCATTTCCGATTTTCATGTAGAACTTATCCTTTGGAATCACAATTCGATAGAAAGTTCAGGTTGGATCCAATATGAGGATGGAATTTTTTTTAAAGATGAGTTAATAGATATTGTCACTGGTGAAATTTATACACAAATGAAAAAAAAGGAAGGTTTGTATTTCAAACTAAACCCCAACCAATTGCAATGGTTTATTTTTTAA
- a CDS encoding extracellular solute-binding protein codes for MLQNCSEEDTKETQSRVVDLPWEGNINTIPKALQGKNPVADPKAKKGGRIRIYSHQFPKSLNYYLDQFTTTARIFTSLYEPLTAYHPLTLETIPHLAKEWKISPDKKKFTFYLDSNARWSDGKPVTADDVIFTYDTIMNPKNGTAVFRISLSRFLKPIKLDDLTVVFEAKEVHWNNFNDIASSIFILPKHHFEGKDFNKENMEFPVVSGPYKITEVKKNRYIKLERRGDWWQRAYPFNEGRNNFDQIVYKVYNEEAVALQAFKKGDIDIYPVYSAFVWVEEAKGEAFDKNWIAKQRIFNLKPIGFQGWAMNSRRAIFSDKRVREAMNLLVDRKLMIDKLAYGEYDPTNSYFPDFYLGGEKNPNIPSDFNIERARKLLSEAGWKPNSEGILEKDGKPFQFSILDRDKKTEKYFTVFLEKAKEVGIRASIDTLDLAAWSERVDKYDFDMTWAAWGSGIFKDPESQWLSKYADEEGQPNLPGLKLPEVDKLIEKQKTEFSLTQRNQILKQIDRIVYKEYPYVLLWHLPSTRLLYWQKYGMPSLPLGKYGDESFSSDYWWYDAEKDQKLTESFSKKEKFLDYEAIVSWK; via the coding sequence ATGTTACAAAACTGTTCAGAAGAAGATACAAAAGAGACACAAAGCAGAGTCGTTGACCTTCCTTGGGAAGGGAATATAAATACCATTCCAAAAGCCTTACAAGGAAAAAATCCAGTGGCTGATCCTAAGGCCAAAAAAGGCGGTAGGATTCGGATTTATTCCCACCAATTTCCAAAATCTTTGAATTATTATTTAGACCAATTCACAACAACAGCTCGAATATTTACGAGCCTTTATGAGCCACTCACCGCCTACCATCCGCTAACCTTAGAAACCATTCCTCATTTAGCAAAGGAATGGAAAATTTCACCTGACAAAAAAAAATTCACGTTTTACTTAGATTCCAATGCACGTTGGTCTGATGGAAAACCTGTCACTGCGGATGATGTAATTTTTACATACGACACCATAATGAATCCTAAAAATGGGACTGCTGTGTTTCGGATCTCACTCTCTCGTTTTTTAAAACCTATAAAATTAGATGATCTAACAGTCGTATTTGAAGCAAAGGAAGTACATTGGAATAATTTTAACGATATTGCTTCTTCCATTTTTATTTTACCGAAACACCATTTTGAAGGAAAAGATTTTAATAAAGAAAATATGGAATTCCCAGTTGTTTCTGGTCCATATAAAATTACAGAAGTCAAAAAGAATCGATACATAAAGTTAGAACGAAGAGGAGACTGGTGGCAACGTGCTTATCCTTTTAACGAAGGAAGGAACAATTTTGACCAAATCGTATACAAGGTTTACAATGAAGAAGCAGTCGCCTTACAAGCCTTCAAAAAAGGAGATATTGATATTTATCCAGTTTATTCTGCCTTTGTTTGGGTAGAAGAAGCGAAAGGAGAAGCTTTTGACAAAAATTGGATCGCCAAACAGAGGATATTTAATTTAAAACCAATTGGATTCCAAGGTTGGGCCATGAACTCAAGACGAGCAATTTTTTCTGACAAAAGGGTGAGGGAAGCAATGAACTTACTTGTGGATCGAAAACTTATGATCGATAAACTTGCGTATGGTGAATATGATCCAACAAATAGTTATTTCCCAGACTTCTATTTAGGTGGAGAAAAAAATCCAAATATACCATCCGATTTTAATATCGAAAGAGCTAGAAAATTATTATCAGAAGCAGGTTGGAAACCAAACTCCGAAGGGATTTTAGAAAAAGATGGAAAACCATTTCAATTTTCAATATTGGATCGTGATAAAAAAACAGAGAAATATTTTACAGTTTTTTTAGAAAAAGCAAAGGAAGTTGGAATTCGTGCATCTATCGATACACTTGATTTAGCTGCGTGGAGTGAACGAGTTGATAAATATGATTTTGATATGACTTGGGCTGCTTGGGGTTCGGGAATTTTTAAAGATCCAGAATCACAATGGTTATCCAAATATGCAGATGAGGAAGGGCAACCCAATCTCCCAGGACTCAAACTTCCTGAAGTTGACAAACTGATTGAAAAACAAAAAACAGAATTCTCTTTAACACAACGTAATCAAATTTTAAAACAAATTGATCGGATCGTTTATAAAGAATACCCTTATGTTTTGTTATGGCATTTACCAAGTACAAGGCTTTTATATTGGCAAAAATACGGAATGCCGTCCCTACCACTAGGGAAATATGGAGATGAAAGTTTTTCATCTGATTATTGGTGGTATGATGCAGAAAAGGACCAAAAACTTACAGAGAGTTTTTCCAAAAAAGAAAAGTTTTTGGACTATGAAGCAATCGTAAGTTGGAAGTAA
- a CDS encoding lipoprotein LipL71, whose protein sequence is MLKKKKASVFLSALVLFSAGFVNCAQEMPLKELALAKLQVERAERLSAEEYAAEEYGEAKKSLVSANDFASEEKASDAKKSADYAISKAYDALEKTLPKLAAKSREEAVTAIDAADEAYAAEYTPEEYKKAISARDAGETKLAQADASLASYLREDKDETAKELKRTVALQEYEDAHNHFQEASKISSDAKKVALEKSGGALVKSADEVDVLLDKAASYSKSGNPAIEEEKARIASAREDIQAGRLKSADEKIKTARLASASLLQDSIKDHAKNRNAQAKEVVEDANLRFGELNAETYLKSNAKESYASTQENLGASNESLQASGNLLEQDKFEDSIAQSEEAIRLAEISIDQIETMKGKNTVAKKDRKTVESEETTSESKEPKTTSSQVEELSGGWKRYTVEKSNPTDCLWRIADREDIYSDAKLWPRIFEANRKTIRNKNLIYPKQKLNIPPKTGKIGKAPTQ, encoded by the coding sequence ATGTTAAAAAAGAAAAAGGCATCTGTCTTTCTCTCCGCTTTGGTATTGTTCTCTGCAGGTTTTGTAAACTGTGCACAAGAAATGCCGCTGAAAGAACTTGCATTAGCAAAATTACAAGTGGAAAGAGCTGAAAGACTTTCTGCAGAAGAATATGCCGCTGAAGAATACGGCGAAGCAAAAAAAAGTTTAGTATCAGCAAATGATTTTGCTTCAGAAGAAAAAGCTTCTGATGCAAAAAAGAGTGCTGATTATGCTATTTCTAAAGCTTACGATGCATTAGAAAAAACATTGCCTAAGTTAGCTGCAAAATCTCGAGAAGAAGCAGTGACTGCAATTGATGCAGCAGATGAAGCTTACGCTGCGGAATACACTCCGGAAGAATACAAAAAAGCGATTAGCGCAAGAGATGCTGGGGAAACTAAATTAGCCCAAGCGGATGCAAGCCTTGCTTCTTACCTTCGGGAAGATAAAGATGAAACTGCAAAAGAATTAAAACGAACTGTTGCCTTACAAGAATATGAAGATGCTCACAATCATTTCCAAGAAGCATCTAAAATCAGTTCTGATGCAAAAAAAGTAGCTCTAGAAAAATCTGGTGGTGCTCTTGTAAAATCTGCTGATGAAGTGGATGTATTACTCGATAAAGCTGCGTCTTATTCAAAATCAGGAAACCCTGCGATTGAAGAAGAAAAAGCTAGGATCGCTTCCGCAAGAGAAGACATCCAAGCTGGTAGATTAAAATCTGCAGATGAAAAAATCAAAACAGCTCGCCTTGCTTCTGCTTCTTTATTACAAGATTCTATCAAAGACCACGCCAAAAACCGCAATGCGCAAGCTAAAGAAGTTGTAGAAGATGCAAACCTTCGGTTTGGTGAATTGAATGCCGAAACCTATCTCAAGTCGAATGCAAAAGAATCTTATGCAAGCACACAAGAGAATCTTGGAGCATCTAACGAATCTCTACAAGCCTCTGGTAATCTTTTAGAACAAGATAAGTTCGAAGATTCGATTGCCCAATCAGAAGAAGCAATTCGTTTGGCAGAAATTTCTATTGACCAAATCGAAACTATGAAAGGCAAAAACACAGTTGCGAAAAAAGATCGAAAAACTGTTGAATCAGAAGAAACAACTTCTGAATCAAAAGAACCAAAAACAACTTCATCTCAAGTAGAAGAATTGTCTGGTGGTTGGAAACGTTATACAGTTGAAAAATCGAATCCAACTGATTGCCTTTGGAGAATTGCTGACCGTGAAGACATCTATAGTGATGCGAAACTCTGGCCACGTATTTTTGAAGCGAATCGTAAAACTATCCGCAACAAAAATCTAATTTATCCAAAACAAAAACTCAATATCCCACCAAAAACGGGAAAAATCGGGAAAGCTCCTACACAATAA
- the nadC gene encoding carboxylating nicotinate-nucleotide diphosphorylase, with protein sequence MNRGYTTPVTSITEKDFDTLVQLALEEDLPIGDITTDTLFSKEETCIASLVAKEEGILCGLAVIPCLIQKTKTDVTWTNFLEDGALLNKGTVIGELKGSLVGILKMERILLNFIQYLSGIATNANRVVKQFPNLLILDTRKTLPGYRKLAKYAVYTGGGANHRLNLSEMAMLKDNHISKAGSIQTAVQMVRDKNPGKKIELEIDGLDQLNDAIFAKPDIILLDNFSDLDTEKAIQILKEKAPGIRIECSGGITPEKLNFLSKFDGIGVSMGYLTHTVKFLDISLDIK encoded by the coding sequence ATGAACCGCGGATATACAACTCCCGTAACTTCGATCACAGAAAAAGACTTTGATACCTTAGTCCAACTAGCTTTGGAAGAGGACTTACCTATTGGTGACATCACAACAGATACTTTGTTTTCAAAAGAGGAAACATGCATTGCTTCGTTGGTAGCAAAAGAAGAAGGGATCCTCTGCGGTCTTGCCGTGATCCCTTGCCTCATTCAAAAAACAAAAACTGACGTAACTTGGACAAATTTTTTGGAAGATGGTGCTTTACTGAACAAAGGAACTGTTATAGGAGAGTTAAAAGGTTCACTCGTTGGCATTTTGAAGATGGAAAGAATCTTACTCAACTTCATTCAGTATCTATCTGGAATTGCTACAAATGCAAACCGAGTCGTAAAACAATTTCCAAACCTGCTCATCCTTGATACAAGAAAAACTCTACCTGGATACCGGAAACTTGCAAAATATGCTGTGTATACTGGTGGTGGTGCCAATCACAGATTGAATTTATCTGAGATGGCTATGCTAAAGGACAATCATATTTCAAAAGCTGGTTCAATCCAAACTGCCGTACAAATGGTACGGGATAAAAATCCTGGGAAAAAAATTGAATTGGAAATTGATGGGCTTGATCAATTAAACGATGCTATTTTTGCAAAACCAGATATCATCTTATTAGATAATTTTTCAGATCTTGATACTGAAAAAGCGATTCAAATTTTAAAAGAGAAAGCACCTGGAATTCGAATTGAATGTTCGGGAGGTATCACACCAGAGAAATTGAATTTTTTATCAAAGTTTGATGGCATCGGGGTCAGTATGGGGTATTTGACACATACGGTAAAATTTTTGGATATTAGTTTGGATATAAAATAA